In one Oncorhynchus nerka isolate Pitt River linkage group LG7, Oner_Uvic_2.0, whole genome shotgun sequence genomic region, the following are encoded:
- the LOC115132027 gene encoding 5'-nucleotidase domain-containing protein 2-like, translating to MSCQKIRMFSHALWQTSKPTSLRKVYVASCGSVASTGPTTQIGKCCEDEQSCGSDLGIQPVRSTAIPTSPSPANHRHVASNNQRVSPTLSERAFTTGLQIDSKTYLWSRYNEMKRLVHDLIPPGVCNLLNPSTIYANNEVDLDEVDIYGFDYDYTLALYSNTLDTMIYNTARDFLVKHYKYPEGISKYDYIPNFAARGLHYDIQKGLLMKIDAFHYIQLGTVYRGLKPVPDDEVLELYGGTHHVPLQEVSGFYGKGPMMKQFMDVFSIPEMTLLAAANDYFNSNDIEYDPGHLYKDVSDAIGMVHIKGYMYKWIMQDLEKYILRGDETYAVLHRLASHGKKLFLITNSPFSFVDKGMKYMVGKDWRDFFDVVIVQADKPHFFNNCGKPFRRLDGNGDLQWDKIKSLDKGQIYKQGNLFDFLRLTGWRGSKVLYFGDHLYSDLADLMLRHGWRTGAIVPELEVETRVVNTEQYAQSLTWLQALTGLLERMQVHRDPKSKEVLQDWLKEREELRAVTKNLFNPHFGSIFRTCHNPTFFSRRLCRFSDLYMASISCLLNYDLSYTFYPRRTPLQHEAPLWMDQLCTGCMKTPFLEEMAHIR from the exons ATGTCCTGTCAAAAAATAAGAATGTTTAGCCATGCGTTATGGCAGACAAGTAAGCCAACGTCGCTTCGCAAAGTTTATGTGGCTTCTTGTGGTAGCGTGGCATCTACAGGTCCGACCACCCAAATAGGGAAATGCTGCGAAGATGAACAAAGTTGTGGATCAGATTTAGGTATCCAGCCTGTACGGTCCACAGCCATCCCAACTTCTCCATCACCCGCAAATCACAGACACGTAGCGAGCAACAACCAGAGGGTGTCGCCTACCTTGTCTGAAAGGGCATTCACTACAGGACTCCAGATTGACTCCAAGACTTACCTTTGGTCAAGGTATAATGAAATGAAACGGCTTGTGCACG ATCTGATTCCTCCAGGTGTATGTAACTTACTGAACCCCTCCACCATCTATGCCAACAATGAGGTTGACTTGGACGAAGTGGACATCTATGGCTTTGATTATGACTACACACTCGCTCTGTACTCCAACACTCTTGATACAATGATCTACAACACAGCTCGAGACTTCCTTGTCAAACACTACAAG TATCCAGAGGGCATTAGCAAGTATGACTATATTCCCAACTTCGCTGCACGTGGTCTCCACTATGACATTCAGAAG GGACTGTTGATGAAAATAGATGCCTTCCATTACATCCAGCTGGGGACTGTATACAG GGgtctgaagcctgttccagatGACGAGGTTTTGGAGCTCTATGGTGGAACTCACCATGTCCCTCTTCAGGAAGTCAGTGGCTTCTATGGAAAG GGTCCAATGATGAAGCAGTTCATGGATGTTTTCTCCATCCCAGAGATGACTCTCCTGGCAGCTGCCAATGACTACTTCAACTCCAATGACATTGAATATgaccctggtcatctctacaaAGATGTTTCG GATGCCATTGGAATGGTGCATATCAAAGGCTACATGTACAAGTGGATAATGCAAGACTTGG AGAAATATATTCTCAGAGGAGATGAGACATATGCAGTTCTGCACCGTCTGGCCAGCCATGGCAAGAAGCTCTTCCTTATAACCAACAGCCCATTTAGCTTTGT AGACAAAGGGATGAAATACATGGTAGGAAAGGACTGGAGGGACTTTTTTGATGTTGTCATTGTTCAAGCTGACAAACCACACTTCTTCAACAACTGTGGCAA ACCTTTCAGACGTTTGGATGGCAACGGGGACCTTCAGTGGGACAAGATCAAGAGCTTGGATAAGGGCCAGATCTACAAACAG GGCAACCTGTTTGACTTTCTCAGGCTCACAGGATGGAGGGGATCCAAGGTGCTCTACTTTGGAGATCATCTGTACAGTGACTTGGCA GACCTGATGCTGCGTCACGGCTGGCGGACAGGGGCCATAGTaccagagctggaggtggagaccAGGGTGGTGAATACGGAGCAGTATGCACAAAGCCTCACCTGGCTGCAGGCACTCACCGGTCTACTGGAACGCATGCAG GTGCATCGAGATCCAAAGTCAAAGGAAGTTCTACAGGATTGGTTGAAGGAAAGAGAAGAGCTTCG AGCTGTGACCAAGAACCTGTTCAACCCTCACTTTGGCAGCATTTTCCGCACCTGCCACAACCCCACCTTCTTCTCCCGTCGCCTGTGTCGCTTCTCTGACCTCTACATGGCATCCATCAGCTGTCTGCTCAACTACGACCTCTCCTACACCTTCTACCCTCGTCGCACCCCCCTGCAGCACGAGGCGCCCCTGTGGATGGACCAGCTTTGCACTGGCTGCATGAAGACTCCCTTTCTGGAGGAGATGGCTCACATCCGCTGA